TTTGCCGCGTCGCCGGGATTCGTGAGGAAGCCTCCCTCGATGAGGATCGCCGGCGTGGCGGCGTCCTTCAGCACGACGAATCGCGCCCGTTTGACGCCGCGATCCTCGACGCCAAGTTTCCCGACAAGCGCATGCTGCACCGCATTCGCGAGCGTGAAATTCACCGGCTCGAGGGCGTGGCCGCGTTCCGGCATCCGGTCCCGCGCCATGACATTATCCTGCCCACTGGGCGGAGCGCCGAGCGGCGAGATCGCGTAGGTCTCGATGCCGTTCGCCGAGGGTTTCCAATCGGCCGAGTTGTAATGAATGCTCACGAAGATCGCGCCCGAGAGCCGGTTGGCCACGCGGGGTCGCGCCTCGAGATCGATGAACGTGTCGCTATTCCGCGTCTGCACGACCTTCAGGCCGGCCGCCTCCAGCTTCTTCCTCAGCCGTCGCACGGTATCGAGGGTGAATTCCTTCTCGGAACCGAAGGGTGATCGCGCGCCGTTATCGTGTCCGCCGTGGCCCGCGTCGAGCACCACCGTGCGGAAGGGCTTCATCCCACCGACTTTCTCCGGTCGCAGCGCGGGATCGATCGTGCGACTCACGTCGAATTTCGAGACGCAGGCCCCGCCTTCTCCGGGCAGCGCGGGAAACGAGAGCCAGTGCCGCACGCCATCGATCATCGCCTCGCGGCTCCCCACCTCGACCTGCAGCGACCTGCCATTCCCGTTCGCCGCAAATTTCTTCCCGGAGCTGGTCGGCGCACCGAGGCCGTAGAACTCCGCCGCGCTCGCGAGCGTGACGTAGTCCCGCCCGCCGATCGGCACAATCTTCCAGTCCGCCCGCGCGACCTGCACAAACAGGCACGCCAGAAATATCACCCACCGCATGTCCGGAGTTTTCACCACCTGAACACCTGGGCACCAAGACAATTCCTTGGCGCCGCGATGTCGCGGGGCGAAATCTCAAAACGTCACGCCGCACTGCGCGCCGAGCACGAGGGCGTTCGGCACGGTGTGCGTGCCGCCGGGATTGATGACGTATTGAAGATTCGGCTGCACGAAGAGCCACTTGTTGAACTGCACGCGATGGCCGAATTCGAAGACGAGCTCGTAATCGGGATAGCCGCCGCCGGCGGATTGCGTGGCGCGCGCGTAGTCCTTGCTGAACTCACCGTAAACGACGCCGAGCATGGTCTGATCCTCGTCGCGCGTGGGAATGAGCCCCTTGTAGGCGGCGCCGCCGTTCACCTGGAACGGAAGCTTCGCGATGTTCTGCTGCGGCGACCACACGAACGCGCTCCAGAGCGTGAGCCCCTGATCCGATCCCGGCGCTTCCTGGAAAACCATCTGGTCCATGTGCCAGTAGAAACCGTAGGAATTCGTCGCCTTGTCCAGCGTGCCGAACTGCGGGAACTGCCACGGAGAGAGATACGCGCCGAACCAGTAATGACCGGGCAGCCCCTTCATTGTCGTGACGACGGGCTGCTTGAAACTCTTCGCCGCGGTCTTGCCATCCGCCCCCTTGCCACCGGCGAGCGTCTTGCCGTCGGCCTCCGCGGGCTGCTCGACCGGCCGCTTGAAGAACTCCGGAGTCCATCCGAACTGGCTGATGAACAGCACGCCATCATCGGGGCGAATGCTCCAGTCCAGACCGTGATAGGCGCGATCGAAGACGCGGGAGGAGACCTGATAGGCGCCGAACATGGCATTGAACTCCGGCGTCGGGTCGATGCGCAGCCGCGCCGCCCACACAGCCCATGGATACGCGGAGAACTGCGTGTTCACCGGCAGCGCCTGGGGGTTCCCGTCGATGCCGTTGTTCATGTAGAGCCAGTAGATCGGCGAGCTGCCGAAGTCGTCGCCGGTCGCAAAACGACCGAGCTTGATGGCCACCTTGTCGTCGAGAAGCTTCTGCTCGAAGGCCAGCGCGTAAAACATCGCCGTCTGGCCGCCGTAGACCTGCTGGACGGTGAACTGATTCGCGAGCGCGATCTCCGAAAGGCTCTGGCCCGAGCGATTCAGGCCGCTCACGGTGAGCGAGCCGCCCTTCCAGCCGACGAGCTTCTCGAGATCGAGCGCGACTCCAAAGCCGACGTTGTCCGTGTAGGTCGCCGTGCGCTGTTTGCCGCCGACGACGTTGCCGGCGATGTTGTTCGTGTAGGTGAGGGAGAATTCGATGCCGTTCTCCGTCTTGAGCATGTTGCGAATGTTCCACCAATCACCGCTCGCCGCCTCGCCATCCCACCACTCGCGCGAGCCGATGTAA
Above is a window of Chthoniobacterales bacterium DNA encoding:
- a CDS encoding N-acetylmuramoyl-L-alanine amidase; translation: MRWVIFLACLFVQVARADWKIVPIGGRDYVTLASAAEFYGLGAPTSSGKKFAANGNGRSLQVEVGSREAMIDGVRHWLSFPALPGEGGACVSKFDVSRTIDPALRPEKVGGMKPFRTVVLDAGHGGHDNGARSPFGSEKEFTLDTVRRLRKKLEAAGLKVVQTRNSDTFIDLEARPRVANRLSGAIFVSIHYNSADWKPSANGIETYAISPLGAPPSGQDNVMARDRMPERGHALEPVNFTLANAVQHALVGKLGVEDRGVKRARFVVLKDAATPAILIEGGFLTNPGDAAKIASPIWRESYAAAIAAGIVEFRNLAEKGTKPREKKDW
- a CDS encoding carbohydrate porin — encoded protein: MKLRLSLAAVFVVFTFLPGAAQAEVGGTSRFWDYYDPRPSNYIGSREWWDGEAASGDWWNIRNMLKTENGIEFSLTYTNNIAGNVVGGKQRTATYTDNVGFGVALDLEKLVGWKGGSLTVSGLNRSGQSLSEIALANQFTVQQVYGGQTAMFYALAFEQKLLDDKVAIKLGRFATGDDFGSSPIYWLYMNNGIDGNPQALPVNTQFSAYPWAVWAARLRIDPTPEFNAMFGAYQVSSRVFDRAYHGLDWSIRPDDGVLFISQFGWTPEFFKRPVEQPAEADGKTLAGGKGADGKTAAKSFKQPVVTTMKGLPGHYWFGAYLSPWQFPQFGTLDKATNSYGFYWHMDQMVFQEAPGSDQGLTLWSAFVWSPQQNIAKLPFQVNGGAAYKGLIPTRDEDQTMLGVVYGEFSKDYARATQSAGGGYPDYELVFEFGHRVQFNKWLFVQPNLQYVINPGGTHTVPNALVLGAQCGVTF